A segment of the Synechococcus sp. CBW1002 genome:
CCCGATCGGCAGGGCGGCGTTGCCGGGGGCATGGCCCACCGGCAGGCCAGCCACCACGGGGATTTCCAGATCCTGGGTGCGTTCGCGCAGCACCTGCTCCAGGCTGAAGCGCCCGGCGGCTCCGCGGGCCGCGATCAGGCTGTTGTCTTCGGACGCGCCGTCGTGTTGATATGAGCCGTTGGCTTCGACCTCGTCGTCTTGTGGTGGCTCTTCGATGGGCTCATCACAGCCCAGGAAGCTGCCGAAGCCGATGCCGGCCAGGCCCTGCAGAGCACCGCAGAGGCGCCAGTGGGTCAGCATCCGCTCGATCCGGTAGGGCGCCTCGCCCACATCCTCAAGAATCAGGATCGCCCCCCGCAGCTCCGGCAGGTGGGTTGTGCCCAGCAGATGGGTGGCAACAGTCAGATTGGCCACCAACAGCGGCCCCTCGGCCACACCGGCTTGCCAGCCCACGCCAGACAGCGCCGGCAGGGGTTCGCCGAACAGCAGGGCCCGCAACCGTTCCTGGCTCCAGCGGGGTTCCGTCGCCAGGGTGGTGAGCAGCGGTCCATGGATGCCGCCACGGTGGCCCCGCGCCTGCTGGGCCCACAGCAGGGAGGTGACATCGGAGAAGCCCAGCAGCCAGCCGTCCGGAAGTGACAGCGGCCGTTCCAGCAGTCGGGCGGAGCCCCAGCCCCCCCTGACGCAGGCCAACAGGGCGGCGGCGGCGTCCAGGTCCGCGGCCCGCTCCGCATCGCGGCCGGCCAGGTAGCCCCAGCGGCGCCCCAGCAGACGCTCCGGCTGGGAGGGCTCCAGCTGCAGCCCCCACCGCTGCAGCAACGCTGCACCTGCCGCGAGCCGGTCTGGGGCATCAGGGCCGATCAGAGCGGAGCTGGCCGCCACCAGCTGCACCCGATCCCCCCGGCGCAGCGGACGGGGCCAGTCCTGCGGCCAGCGCAGCTGGCTCATGCCGGTCCCCGGCTCAGCACGAGGGCCAGCAGCAGCAGGCCGCCCAGCTGGACCTGCCGCAGAAAATGGCGGCCATAGCGGGAGCGGGGCAGGGAGGGGCTGCGCAGGGCCCAGGCCTCACGCTGCATCCCCGCAGCGGCCGCCAGCCAGAGCGGCCAGAACGCCAGGCTGATCGACTGCAACACCGCCGCGATCGCCAGGGTCAGGGCGGTGACCCCATAGCAGCCGGCCACCACCGCAGGCGCCCGGGCCCCGAGGCTCAGGGCACTGCTGCGGACCCCCAGCACAGCGTCGTCATCGCGATCGGCCATGGCATAAACCGTGTCGAAGCCGAAGGTCCAGCTCACGGCCGCCAGCCACACCAGCAGCAGTGGCGCTCCGCCGGCCAGGCTGCCCGTAGCGGCCGCCCAGGGGATCAGGGTGGCGAAGCCCCAGCACAGGGCCAGCACCAACTGCGGAAAGGCGAACCAGCGCTTGGCGGAGGGGTAGAGCAGCACCGGCGGCAGGGTGGCCACCGCCAGCAGCAGGCAGAGCGAGCGACCATCTGAAGGCAGGGCCAGCACCACCAGCAAGGCCAGCAGCAGGCAGATCAGCAGCAGGAGCACCGCCTCCGGCACCCCGGCACGGCCATCGGCCAGGGGGCGATGGCGGGTGCGTTCCACCAGCGGATCGATGCGCCGGTCCCAGAGATCGTTGGCGACGCAACCGGCACCACTCACCGCCAGACCACCCAACACGATCAACCCAACCAACCCGGGCTCCGGGGGGGCCTGGGGGGTGAGCCAGAGAGCCCAGCCGGCGGGGATCAGCAGGATCAGCCGACCGCTCGGCTTGTGCCACCGCAGCAGCTCGATCCAGGCCCGCAGTCGGTCGGCGATGCCGTGGAAAGCCAGGCGACTGGGAGCCATGCAGCGGTTGTGCTCGCCAGCACCCTAGGTCTGGTGCGGGGTGGCAAAGTGACGCCGCCCCTGTCCCGGCGGCCTTGCCGATGGCCAAGATCCCTCCTGTCGCCTCGGCCGGCCTGCGTCGGGTGGCTGCGATCGACATCGGCACTAACTCGATCCACCTGTTGATCGCCGAGGTGGATCCGGAGCTGCAGAGCTTCAGCGTGGTGCTGGCTGAGAAATCGACCACGCGACTGGGGGAACGGGATCCCGAAACCGGAGATCTCAGTGCGGCGGCGATCGAGCGGGGCTTCCGAACCCTCCGCCACTGCCGCGATCTGGCCGCCAGCCATGGGGCCGAACAGATCGTCACGGCAGCCACCAGTGCCGTGCGCGAAGCCCCCAACGGCAAGGACTTCCTGCAGGCCGTCCAGGAGCAGCTGGGGCTGGAGGTGGATCTGGTCAGCGGCCCCGAAGAAGCGCGGCTGATCTACCTCGGCGTGCTCTCGGGGATGAGCTTCGGCGAGCAGCCCCACATGATCATCGACATCGGTGGCGGCTCCACCGAGTTGATCCTGGCTGACAGCCGTGATTCCCGTGCCCTGACCAGCACCCGCATCGGCGCCGTGCGGCTGCAGCGCGACTTCATCCGTGAGGAGCCGCTGCCGGACGAGCGGCGGAAGTTTCTGCAGGCCTATATCCAGGGGTCCCTGGAACCCGCCGTGGCCCAGGTGAAGGCGGCGTTGCCGGCCGGCAGCAGGCCTGTGCTGGTGGGCACCAGCGGCACCGCCATGGCCCTGGCGGCCCTGGCGGCCGCCGAGGAGGCCAAGCCGCCGCTGAAGTTCCAGGGCTACCGGCTCGATCGCCAGAAGGTCGATCAGATCGTGGCCAAGCTGCTCGCCATGACGCCGGATCAGCGGCGCGCGCTGTCGGTGATCAACGAGCGGCGGGCCGAAATCATCGTGCCCGGCGTGCTGATCATGCAGACCGCCATGACCATGCTCCAGGCCGACGCCCTGGTGGTGTGCGACCGCGCCCTGCGGGAGGGCCTGATCGTGGACTGGATGCTGCGCCAAGGTCTGCTGGGCGACCGGTTCTCGTTCCAGAGCTCGATCCGCCAGCGCACGGTCCGTCATCTCGCCCAGTCGTACGGCGTCGACCGGGCCCAGGCCGATCGGGTGGCCGAACTGGCCGTGAGCCTCTACGACCAGACCCGTGGCCTGCTGCACCACGACCACGAATACGGCGGCTATGGCCGCCAGCTGCTCTGGGCGGCGGCGCAGCTGCACACCTGCGGCAAACACATCAACATCGCTGCGTACCACAAACACACCTGGTATCTGATCCGCCACGGCGAGCTGCTGGGGTATTCCCAGGCCGAACATCTGATGGTGGCGGCGATCGCCCGGTATCACCGCCGCGGGCTGCCCAAGAAGCGGCATGAGTCGTGGCAGCTGATCGAGGGGCGCGACCAGCGCCGCACGGTGGCGTCGATGGCCCTGTTGCTGCGGCTGGCGGCCGCCCTGGATCGGCGGCCCGTTCCCGTGATCGCCGGGCTCGAGGTGGTGCCCCTGCGGGATGACGATGGGGTGAACGGGCTGCTGATCAGCCTCAGATCCTTGCCGCCAGCGCCCGGTGAGCCACCGATCGATCTTGGTCTCGAGCGCTGGAGCCTGCGCTCCTGCGCCGAGGTGGTGCTGGAAGCCAGCGGCTTCCGGCTCCGGGTGGCCGGGCCCGATGGCGAGATGGTGCCCTGAGGGCAGCGATGGCGGACCCCGCGACACGCCGAACGATCACGATCCGCTGGCCCGATGGTCGCGTCAGTCAGGCGGCCGTGGGTTGCGACTGGCTGCTGGCGGCTGCTGAGGCGGGCCAGTCGATTCCCACCGGCTGCCTCGGCGGCAGTTGCGGCGCCTGCGAGATCGAGGTGAACGGCCAGGTGGTGCGTGCCTGCATCGCCACGGTGCCGGCCAGTGCCGGCGGCAGCCTGGAGGTGGAGCTGGCCGCTGATCCCTACTGGTGAGCTCCCGGTTGGAGCACCTGGATCAAACCTGGTGAGCCTGGATCAGGCCTCCCCCCAGCACCACCTCCCCGGCGTAGAACACGGCCGCCTGGCCGGGGGTGATCGAGAACTGCTCCTCGGCGAACTCCAGCTGGCAGCGATGGGGCCGGCCATGGGCCCCGTCGTCTGGCTGGGCGGCCAGGGGGGTGAGCCGGGCTGCCACGGGGGCGCTGCGGTAGCGCAGTTGCACGTCCACCTCCAGCGCCGCCGCCGGCGGAGCCATGGAGATCCAGTTGATCGCCCCCACGATGCAACGGTCCCGCGCCGCCTCCCGCCGCGGAGCCACCACCACCCGGTTCATGGCGCCATCGAGCCGCACCACATGCAGCGGCTCACTCCAGGCCACCCCCAGACCCTTGCGCTGACCGATGGTGAAATGCTCGATGCCGTCGTGGCTGCCCACCACGGTGCCGTCGGCCAGCACGATCTCGCCCGGGCGGGGCGGCAGGTAGGCGTCCAGAAACGCCCGCATCGAGCCATGGTGGTCGGCGAGGCAGAGGTCCTGACTTTCGGGCTTGCTGGCGGTGCGCAGGCCGTAGCGCGCCGCTTCCAGCCGGGTGTCCGGCTTGGTCAGCTCCCCCAGGGGGAACACCAGCCGCCCCAGCACCTCCTGGGGCAAGTCGTAGAGGAAATAGCTCTGATCCTTGTGGCGATCCAGGCCGCGCAGCAGTTGATGGCGCCCGGCCACGGTCGCGCCCTCTGCAGCGGCGCTGGTGGGAACCGGCAGTGGATCGCCGGCATCGGCATGGCGCACCCGGGCGTAATGACCGGTGGCGATGCGCTCGATGCGGCGGTGCTGCTGCGCCCACTCCAGCATCGGGCCGAATTTCACCTCCCGGTTGCAACGCGAGCAGGGCAGCGGCGTGATCCCGGAGGCATAGCCCTGCACCAGCACATCGACGATCTGTTCGCGGAAGCGCTCCCGGGCATCCACCACGTGGTGGGGAATGCCGAGCTGCTCGCAGATGCCGGCCGCATCGACCAGGCCCTCGGCGCAGCAGGCCCCCTTGCCGCTCATCAACCAGAGGGTGAGCCCTTCCACCTGCCAGCCGGCCTCGACCAGCAGGGCCGCCGTGAGGGAGCTGTCGACACCACCGGAGAGGCCCACGGCCACCCGATGCTCTCCCGGCCAGCGGCGCAGGCGCTCAAGCGCCTCAGCTCCGGCAGGGGTGACCGGGGCGGCCACGGCGCGGAGGGCGGTATCGGCTGACGCAGTCACGCCTTCAGCAGACAGCGGCGCAGGCAACGGCGAAGACAGTGGAGCGGGATGGACGGTCAAGACCTGGAGGCAGTACGCGGCTGTCGGCGGGCCGCAGGCTTTCCATCATGAAACCGTGCCGCCATCACCGCCTTGTCGCCCCTCCCCCCTGCGCCCTGCTGGCCCCGGCGCGATGCGGATCACCTGCTGGTCAGCGGTGCCCAGATGGCTGCGCTGGAGCAGCAACTGTTCGCCTCCGGCCTGCCGGTCGAGGCCCTGATGGAGAAGGCTGCCCTGGCGGTGGCTGAGCGAGTGCGCACCGGTTCTGCCTGGCGCGGGCGGGCCCGCAGGGCCGGCGTGCTGGTGCTGGTGGGGCCGGGCCACAACGGAGGCGATGGCCTGGTGGTGGCAAGGGAACTGCATCTGGCCGGCTGGCCGGTGCGGATCTGGTGCCCCTGGCCGCGGCTCAAACCGCTCACCGAAGCCCATCGCCGCCACGCCGCCTGGCTGGGCATAGCCGCCCTGGAAGGAGAGCCCGACCCGGCCGATGGGGCCCTCTGGATCGATGCGTTGTTCGGGGTGGGCCAGACCCGCCGGCTGGATCCAGCCCTGGAGCAGCTGCTGGCGCATCGCCAGCAGCAACAACCGGCGCAGTTGCTGGCGATCGATGTGCCCAGCGGACTCTGCAGCGACTCCGGACGCTGCCTGGGGGACGGGGCTGCCGTGGCCCACACCACCTTTTGCATCGGCCTGCGTAAGCAGGGCCTGGTGCAGGATGCGGCCCTGCCCTATGTGGGGCGGTTGCGGCGGATCGACCTGGGTCTGGCTGCGACTCTGCTTGGCTCCCTGCCGCCGAGCCAACTCCTCGGTATCGGTGGCGCCATGGCTGCTTCCGATCTGGGTGCCCTCCCCTGGCCCCAGATCGATCCCACCGCCGCCAAGTACGGCCGTGGTCGCCTGCTGGTGGTGGCTGGAAGCCAGACCTTCCGCGGTGCTGCAATCCTGGCCTTGAGTGGCGCCAGTGCCAGCGGTGTCGGCAGCCTGCGGGCGGCGCTGCCCGAGGCGGTGGCGGAGCGGCTCTGGCTGGTGCAGCCCCACACCGTGTTGCAGGCCAGCCTGGGCAGCACTGCCCAAGGTGGACTGGCGCTGGGGGGGCTGGGCGCCGGGGCGCTGGATCGTCTCGATGCGGTGCTGCTGGGACCGGGGCTGGGAGCGGCCGCGGCAACCGCAGAAGCCAGGCTGTGGCAGGCGGAA
Coding sequences within it:
- a CDS encoding LD-carboxypeptidase codes for the protein MSQLRWPQDWPRPLRRGDRVQLVAASSALIGPDAPDRLAAGAALLQRWGLQLEPSQPERLLGRRWGYLAGRDAERAADLDAAAALLACVRGGWGSARLLERPLSLPDGWLLGFSDVTSLLWAQQARGHRGGIHGPLLTTLATEPRWSQERLRALLFGEPLPALSGVGWQAGVAEGPLLVANLTVATHLLGTTHLPELRGAILILEDVGEAPYRIERMLTHWRLCGALQGLAGIGFGSFLGCDEPIEEPPQDDEVEANGSYQHDGASEDNSLIAARGAAGRFSLEQVLRERTQDLEIPVVAGLPVGHAPGNAALPIGAPARLDGRLGTLEVGGI
- a CDS encoding 4-hydroxybenzoate polyprenyltransferase, with translation MAPSRLAFHGIADRLRAWIELLRWHKPSGRLILLIPAGWALWLTPQAPPEPGLVGLIVLGGLAVSGAGCVANDLWDRRIDPLVERTRHRPLADGRAGVPEAVLLLLICLLLALLVVLALPSDGRSLCLLLAVATLPPVLLYPSAKRWFAFPQLVLALCWGFATLIPWAAATGSLAGGAPLLLVWLAAVSWTFGFDTVYAMADRDDDAVLGVRSSALSLGARAPAVVAGCYGVTALTLAIAAVLQSISLAFWPLWLAAAAGMQREAWALRSPSLPRSRYGRHFLRQVQLGGLLLLALVLSRGPA
- a CDS encoding Ppx/GppA phosphatase family protein, translating into MAKIPPVASAGLRRVAAIDIGTNSIHLLIAEVDPELQSFSVVLAEKSTTRLGERDPETGDLSAAAIERGFRTLRHCRDLAASHGAEQIVTAATSAVREAPNGKDFLQAVQEQLGLEVDLVSGPEEARLIYLGVLSGMSFGEQPHMIIDIGGGSTELILADSRDSRALTSTRIGAVRLQRDFIREEPLPDERRKFLQAYIQGSLEPAVAQVKAALPAGSRPVLVGTSGTAMALAALAAAEEAKPPLKFQGYRLDRQKVDQIVAKLLAMTPDQRRALSVINERRAEIIVPGVLIMQTAMTMLQADALVVCDRALREGLIVDWMLRQGLLGDRFSFQSSIRQRTVRHLAQSYGVDRAQADRVAELAVSLYDQTRGLLHHDHEYGGYGRQLLWAAAQLHTCGKHINIAAYHKHTWYLIRHGELLGYSQAEHLMVAAIARYHRRGLPKKRHESWQLIEGRDQRRTVASMALLLRLAAALDRRPVPVIAGLEVVPLRDDDGVNGLLISLRSLPPAPGEPPIDLGLERWSLRSCAEVVLEASGFRLRVAGPDGEMVP
- a CDS encoding 2Fe-2S iron-sulfur cluster-binding protein → MADPATRRTITIRWPDGRVSQAAVGCDWLLAAAEAGQSIPTGCLGGSCGACEIEVNGQVVRACIATVPASAGGSLEVELAADPYW
- the mnmA gene encoding tRNA 2-thiouridine(34) synthase MnmA; its protein translation is MAAPVTPAGAEALERLRRWPGEHRVAVGLSGGVDSSLTAALLVEAGWQVEGLTLWLMSGKGACCAEGLVDAAGICEQLGIPHHVVDARERFREQIVDVLVQGYASGITPLPCSRCNREVKFGPMLEWAQQHRRIERIATGHYARVRHADAGDPLPVPTSAAAEGATVAGRHQLLRGLDRHKDQSYFLYDLPQEVLGRLVFPLGELTKPDTRLEAARYGLRTASKPESQDLCLADHHGSMRAFLDAYLPPRPGEIVLADGTVVGSHDGIEHFTIGQRKGLGVAWSEPLHVVRLDGAMNRVVVAPRREAARDRCIVGAINWISMAPPAAALEVDVQLRYRSAPVAARLTPLAAQPDDGAHGRPHRCQLEFAEEQFSITPGQAAVFYAGEVVLGGGLIQAHQV
- a CDS encoding NAD(P)H-hydrate dehydratase, which produces MSPLPPAPCWPRRDADHLLVSGAQMAALEQQLFASGLPVEALMEKAALAVAERVRTGSAWRGRARRAGVLVLVGPGHNGGDGLVVARELHLAGWPVRIWCPWPRLKPLTEAHRRHAAWLGIAALEGEPDPADGALWIDALFGVGQTRRLDPALEQLLAHRQQQQPAQLLAIDVPSGLCSDSGRCLGDGAAVAHTTFCIGLRKQGLVQDAALPYVGRLRRIDLGLAATLLGSLPPSQLLGIGGAMAASDLGALPWPQIDPTAAKYGRGRLLVVAGSQTFRGAAILALSGASASGVGSLRAALPEAVAERLWLVQPHTVLQASLGSTAQGGLALGGLGAGALDRLDAVLLGPGLGAAAATAEARLWQAEQSFWDQLQAFPGLLVLDADGLNRLAASSGEPGEAPGILWLRGRSGPTWITPHRGEFNRLFPDLGDLQPLEAARQAAALACCSVLLKGARSVVAAADGRCWQLLKAWPGAARAGLGDVLAGFAAGVGGRALAAGADLEALPVLLAGAALAHAEAGGLVVRQQGEGAATPEAVAAALPTVRKVKKSAHLRAAQQH